In Brassica rapa cultivar Chiifu-401-42 chromosome A06, CAAS_Brap_v3.01, whole genome shotgun sequence, a single window of DNA contains:
- the LOC103828013 gene encoding 7-methyl-GTP pyrophosphatase isoform X6, whose translation MESDRPPHFKVILGSSSIARRSILTDMGYQFTLMAEAIVQRIPDDVEDKPTLLVTCDQVVVYEDAVREKPSSVVEAREYIRRHTATVSSVVVTNLNTGFRKGGVDRVEIYFNEISEEIIDKLIEEGMVLRVAGALLIEHPLILPCIKQVVGTTDSVMGLPKELTEKLLKEVLSTT comes from the exons ATGGAGTCAGATCGTCCTCCTCACTTCAAG GTAATTTTGGGATCTTCTTCGATTGCAAGACGGAGTATATTAACTGATATGGGATACCAATTCACACTAATG GCTGAAGCAATCGTGCAGCGGATCCCTGATGATGTCGAGGATAAACCCACCTTACTTGTTACTTGTGACCAA GTTGTGGTCTATGAAGATGCCGTCAGAGAGAAACCATCGAGTGTGGTAGAAGCAAGGGAATACATACGAA GACACACCGCAACAGTGAGTTCTGTGGTTGTCACTAATCTCAACACAGGCTTCAGAAAAGGAGGCGTCGATAGAGTGGAG ATCTACTTCAACGAAATATCAGAGGAGATTATTGATAAACTG ATTGAGGAAGGCATGGTGCTTAGGGTTGCTGGTGCACTCCTAATCGAGCATCCTCTAATATTGCCATGCATCAAACAAGTG GTTGGAACAACGGATAGCGTGATGGGTCTGCCCAAAGAATTGACTGAGAAACTTCTGAAGGAAGTATTGTCAACCACTTAG
- the LOC103828015 gene encoding putative S-adenosyl-L-methionine-dependent methyltransferase MMAR_1068 codes for MPLFLCVVLFSYPAICHIPSLYIQTKPLFTSGEKEEETMSKTENKKQEEEEESSTTTNTMAWPDIEEELVIPELLHSEGVKKLHMSIQNEWDYLQKSACQTAAGRALWKHVIHDPLAHLFAGETHLRNLHTKIQRDRLNNAREVSGVILAVRTLWFDTRIQAALDSFDNDATQVVLLGAGMDARSYRLNCLNKSDVFEVDFPDVLQTKTSLVQAAVSSREELKMTAKSLIDVATDIRDKDWFENLKKSGFVPEINTVWVLEGILYYLSHTEAMQVLNLIAEKCKVTSTVLLADFMNKPSASLPNSVFHFYSDWPDQLLPSLGFSHVKLSQIGDPDANFGLLHNPLNLFNKLLRLPRTAQIHPDDGTPCCRLYLVEASGSPPPDKSITNNVSL; via the exons ATGCCTTTGTTTTTATGTGTGGTTCTCTTTTCTTATCCAGCAATTTGCCACATTCCTTCATTATATATCCAGACAAAACCTTTATTCACATCaggagaaaaagaagaagaaacaatgtctaaaacagaaaacaaaaagcaagaagaagaagaagaatcatcaACTACAACCAATACTATGGCATGGCCGGATATTGAAGAAGAACTCGTGATACCTGAGCTTTTACATAGCGAAGGCGTGAAGAAACTTCACATGAGCATTCAAAACGAGTGGGATTACCTTCAGAAGTCTGCGTGCCAAACTGCTGCAGGAAGAGCTCTTTGGAAACATGTCATTCACGATCCTCTCGCTCACTTGTTTGCTGGAGAGACACATTTGAGAAACTTACACACAAAGATTCAGCGAGACAGGCTCAACAATGCTCGAGAGGTCTCTGGTGTGATTCTAGCCGTTCGAACCCTTTGGTTTGATACTAGGATCCAAGCTGCTCTAGACTCTTTCGACAATGATGCAACACAAGTTGTTCTACTTGGTGCAG GAATGGATGCAAGATCATACAGACTAAACTGCTTGAACAAAAGTGATGTATTCGAAGTGGACTTCCCCGATGTCTTGCAAACCAAAACGAGCCTGGTCCAAGCTGCAGTAAGTTCAAGAGAGGAGCTTAAGATGACGGCCAAATCATTAATCGACGTAGCAACTGATATCAGAGACAAGGACTGGTTTGAAAACCTTAAGAAATCAGGTTTTGTGCCAGAGATTAACACTGTATGGGTTCTTGAAGGCATTCTCTATTACCTGTCTCACACAGAGGCAATGCAAGTACTGAATCTCATAGCTGAGAAATGTAAAGTAACCAGCACGGTTCTCTTGGCGGATTTCATGAACAAACCGTCTGCTTCTCTCCCCAACTCTGTGTTCCACTTTTACAGTGACTGGCCTGATCAGCTCTTACCATCCTTGGGGTTCTCTCATGTCAAGCTTTCACAGATTGGTGATCCAGATGCGAATTTCGGTTTGCTGCACAATCCACTCAATCTCTTTAACAAACTTCTTCGCCTGCCAAGGACTGCACAGATCCATCCAGACGATGGAACGCCGTGCTGCCGCTTGTATTTGGTCGAGGCTTCTGGTTCACCTCCTCCAGATAAATCCATAACGAACAATGTGAGCTTGTAA
- the LOC103828012 gene encoding thioredoxin-like protein Clot, with protein sequence MSVKKVDADPSTLEKVLEDLKSDESNRNKINFILFLANNDPTTNRSWCPDCVRAEPVIYKTLEESAEEVNVIRAYAGDRPTWRNPMHPWRVDPRFKVTGVPTLVRWDGDSVKGRLEDHQAHVPNLIRPLLAPST encoded by the exons atgagtgtGAAGAAGGTGGACGCAGATCCCTCAACCTTGGAGAAGGTGTTGGAAGACTTGAAATCTGACGAATCAAACCGTAACAAAATCAATTTCATCCTCTTCCTCGCCAACAATGATCCCACCACCAACCGCAGCTGGTGTCCTG ATTGCGTTAGAGCTGAGCCTGTGATATACAAGACTCTAGAGGAATCAGCGGAGGAAGTGAATGTTATCCGGGCTTACGCCGGAGATAGGCCGACGTGGAGGAATCCGATGCATCCGTGGAGAGTCGATCCTCGATTCAAGGTCACTGGAGTGCCAACACTTGTTCGCTGGGATGGAGACAGTGTTAAGGGTCGTCTTGAGGATCACCAGGCTCATGTTCCTAACTTGATTCGCCCTCTCCTTGCACCATCCACTTAA
- the LOC103828016 gene encoding photosynthetic NDH subunit of subcomplex B 2, chloroplastic isoform X1: MASLFSFSSLLQPKVSFTSPLKPKAVKTSTSAPQTQTITEGLEEKFGRKGIKFSEPNMVELKVRNGSSLKLSLSDAHVVSYQPKVYWKDDGFEEVLYTVEDGNKTRGGVGLVIINEEEASSVISGCNWTVKDTDSDAIDALQIELSCTAGFLDITYIVSLYPVSIATAVVVKNNGRKPVSLKPGIISSLRFKKRSGAGIQGLKGCSYCPSPPLSSPFELLSPSDAMKADSSGWFGSEDGEKPGVWAVEDSMITLLEKKMSRVYAAPPAERLKAVYNTPPSKFETIDQYGQFGLTFNATFGFRTNHPRISDMLDAKWTRIVLQDDKDGVRRHVRGIPRINVGQVWEATLFCVHRSCIHARSH, from the exons ATggcttctcttttttctttttcttctctcctTCAACCAAAAGTCTCTTTTACTTCTCCCCTTAAACCAAAAGCTGTAAAGACTTCGACTTCAGCTCCTCAGACCCAGACAATAACTGAAGGGCTTGAAGAAAAATTCGGACGAAAAGGCATAAAGTTCTCGGAACCAAACATGGTCGAGCTTAAGGTCAGAAACGGGAGCTCTTTAAAGCTGAGTCTATCAGACGCTCATGTTGTTTCATATCAACCAAAAGTGTACTGGAAAGACGACGGATTCGAGGAAGTCCTTTACACAGTAGAGGACGGTAATAAAACAAGAGGCGGGGTTGGTCTAGTTATCataaacgaagaagaagcttcttCCGTAATATCAGGTTGTAATTGGACTGTTAAGGACACTGATTCAGACGCCATTGATGCTCTTCAG ATTGAACTGAGCTGTACAGCGGGGTTTCTTGACATAACCTACATCGTCTCTCTCTATCCAGTAAGCATAGCAACAGCAGTGGTGGTGAAGAACAACGGTCGCAAACCGGTTTCCCTTAAACCGGGGATTATAAGTTCCTTGAGATTCAAGAAACGGAGTGGTGCTGGAATTCAAGGGCTTAAGGGCTGCTCCTATTGCCCCAGTCCTCCATTATCTTCGCCTTTCGAGCTATTGTCTCCTTCTGATGCAATGAAGGCGGACTCTTCCGGGTGGTTTGGGTCAGAAGATGGGGAAAAACCGGGGGTTTGGGCAGTTGAAGACTCTATGATTACACTTCTTGAGAAGAAGATGAGTAGAGTCTATGCTGCCCCTCCGGCTGAGAGACTAAAGGCCGTCTATAACACTCCGCCTTCTAAATTTGAAACCATTGATCAG TATGGTCAATTTGGCCTCACGTTTAATGCTACATTTGGATTCAGAACCAATCATCCAAGAATATCAGATATGTTGGATGCAAAAT GGACGAGGATTGTTCTTCAGGATGATAAGGATGGGGTTCGAAGACATGTACGTGGGATCCCCAGGATCAATGTGGGACAAGTTTGGGAAGCAACATTATTTTGTGTGCACCGGTCCTGCATCCATGCTCGTTCCCATTGA
- the LOC103828013 gene encoding 7-methyl-GTP pyrophosphatase isoform X3, whose amino-acid sequence MESDRPPHFKVILGSSSIARRSILTDMGYQFTLMSADIDEKSIRKEKPEELVLALAEAKAEAIVQRIPDDVEDKPTLLVTCDQVVVYEDAVREKPSSVVEAREYIRRHTATVSSVVVTNLNTGFRKGGVDRVEIYFNEISEEIIDKLIEEGMVLRVAGALLIEHPLILPCIKQVVGTTDSVMGLPKELTEKLLKEVLSTT is encoded by the exons ATGGAGTCAGATCGTCCTCCTCACTTCAAG GTAATTTTGGGATCTTCTTCGATTGCAAGACGGAGTATATTAACTGATATGGGATACCAATTCACACTAATG agtGCTGATATTGATGAGAAGAGCATCCGTAAAGAGAAACCTGAAGAGTTGGTTTTAGCTTTAGCTGAGGCAAAG GCTGAAGCAATCGTGCAGCGGATCCCTGATGATGTCGAGGATAAACCCACCTTACTTGTTACTTGTGACCAA GTTGTGGTCTATGAAGATGCCGTCAGAGAGAAACCATCGAGTGTGGTAGAAGCAAGGGAATACATACGAA GACACACCGCAACAGTGAGTTCTGTGGTTGTCACTAATCTCAACACAGGCTTCAGAAAAGGAGGCGTCGATAGAGTGGAG ATCTACTTCAACGAAATATCAGAGGAGATTATTGATAAACTG ATTGAGGAAGGCATGGTGCTTAGGGTTGCTGGTGCACTCCTAATCGAGCATCCTCTAATATTGCCATGCATCAAACAAGTG GTTGGAACAACGGATAGCGTGATGGGTCTGCCCAAAGAATTGACTGAGAAACTTCTGAAGGAAGTATTGTCAACCACTTAG
- the LOC103828013 gene encoding 7-methyl-GTP pyrophosphatase isoform X2: protein MESDRPPHFKVILGSSSIARRSILTDMGYQFTLMSADIDEKSIRKEKPEELVLALAEAEAIVQRIPDDVEDKPTLLVTCDQVVVYEDAVREKPSSVVEAREYIRSYSKGHTATVSSVVVTNLNTGFRKGGVDRVEIYFNEISEEIIDKLIEEGMVLRVAGALLIEHPLILPCIKQVVGTTDSVMGLPKELTEKLLKEVLSTT, encoded by the exons ATGGAGTCAGATCGTCCTCCTCACTTCAAG GTAATTTTGGGATCTTCTTCGATTGCAAGACGGAGTATATTAACTGATATGGGATACCAATTCACACTAATG agtGCTGATATTGATGAGAAGAGCATCCGTAAAGAGAAACCTGAAGAGTTGGTTTTAGCTTTAGCTGAG GCTGAAGCAATCGTGCAGCGGATCCCTGATGATGTCGAGGATAAACCCACCTTACTTGTTACTTGTGACCAA GTTGTGGTCTATGAAGATGCCGTCAGAGAGAAACCATCGAGTGTGGTAGAAGCAAGGGAATACATACGAA GCTATTCTAAGGGACACACCGCAACAGTGAGTTCTGTGGTTGTCACTAATCTCAACACAGGCTTCAGAAAAGGAGGCGTCGATAGAGTGGAG ATCTACTTCAACGAAATATCAGAGGAGATTATTGATAAACTG ATTGAGGAAGGCATGGTGCTTAGGGTTGCTGGTGCACTCCTAATCGAGCATCCTCTAATATTGCCATGCATCAAACAAGTG GTTGGAACAACGGATAGCGTGATGGGTCTGCCCAAAGAATTGACTGAGAAACTTCTGAAGGAAGTATTGTCAACCACTTAG
- the LOC103828017 gene encoding glucan endo-1,3-beta-glucosidase 7: MEPSVYRLFLLFFLCLYGLHQTKSQPFIGVNYGQTADNLPPPSATAKLLQSTSIQKVRLYGSDPAIIKALANTGIEIVIGTGDVPGLASDPSFARSWVETNVVPYYPASKITLIDVGNEATTFGDRNFMLQLLPAMKNVQSALEAASLGGKIKVSTVHTMSILSQSDPPSAGVFAADHADILKGLLEFNRETGSPFAVNPYPFFAYQSDPRPETLAFCLFQPNPGRVDANSKIKYMNMFDAQVDAVYSALSSFGFKDVEIVVAETGWPYKGDPDEVGTTIENAKAYNKNLIAHLKSMAGTPLMPGKVIETYLFALYDENLKPGKGSERAFGLFKPDLTMTYDIGLTKTTNQTSMAPQSPTPRLPPAAAPTSQTLPAPPQMILPSPTSPSDKNSGQTDVHNSTPRSASLAHLCSSLSVPSMMLFVSVMYALII, from the exons ATGGAACCTTCTGTTTATCGATTGTTCCTACTCTTCTTCTTGTGTTTATATGGTCTTCATCAAACAA AGTCTCAGCCATTCATTGGAGTAAACTATGGCCAAACGGCCGACAATCTTCCTCCACCGTCCGCCACCGCAAAGCTCCTGCAGTCCACATCTATCCAAAAAGTCCGTCTCTACGGATCTGACCCGGCTATAATCAAGGCTCTAGCAAACACTGGTATCGAGATCGTCATCGGAACAGGCGATGTACCAGGTTTAGCATCCGACCCCAGTTTCGCTCGGAGCTGGGTGGAAACCAACGTGGTCCCTTATTACCCGGCGAGCAAGATCACTCTCATCGACGTGGGAAACGAGGCAACAACCTTTGGCGACCGCAATTTCATGTTGCAGCTCTTGCCGGCTATGAAAAATGTCCAAAGTGCACTCGAGGCAGCCTCTCTCGGCGGCAAAATAAAGGTATCAACAGTACACACAATGTCGATTCTGAGCCAGTCCGACCCTCCTTCGGCCGGGGTGTTTGCTGCCGACCATGCTGATATATTGAAAGGGTTGCTAGAGTTTAATAGGGAGACAGGGTCGCCTTTTGCGGTTAACCCGTACCCCTTTTTCGCTTACCAGAGCGATCCTAGACCCGAGACATTGGCCTTTTGCTTGTTTCAGCCTAATCCTGGCCGTGTTGACGCTAACAGCAAGATCAAGTATATGAATATGTTCGATGCTCAG GTTGATGCGGTGTATTCAGCTCTTAGCTCGTTTGGGTTCAAGGACGTAGAGATAGTGGTGGCTGAGACTGGGTGGCCATATAAGGGAGACCCGGACGAGGTTGGCACGACAATTGAGAACGCTAAAGCTTACAATAAAAATCTTATCGCACATTTAAAATCAATGGCCGGAACACCGCTGATGCCTGGGAAAGTGATCGAGACATACTTGTTCGCATTGTACGACGAGAATCTCAAGCCCGGGAAAGGATCTGAACGAGCCTTCGGTTTGTTCAAACCTGATCTAACCATGACTTACGATATCGGTCTAACCAAAACTACCAACCAA ACTTCCATGGCTCCACAGTCGCCAACGCCACGTCTCCCACCAGCTGCAGCTCCAACGAGTCAAACCTTACCTGCTCCCCCGCAGATGATTCTCCCTTCACCTACTTCTCCCTCCGACAAAAATTCTGGACAAACCGATGTTCATAATTCTACTCCACGCTCTGCTTCTCTAGCTCATTTATGTTCTTCTCTTTCTGTTCCATCGATGATGTTGTTTGTTTCGGTTATGTATGCATTGATCATATAA
- the LOC103828016 gene encoding photosynthetic NDH subunit of subcomplex B 2, chloroplastic isoform X2, translating into MASLFSFSSLLQPKVSFTSPLKPKAVKTSTSAPQTQTITEGLEEKFGRKGIKFSEPNMVELKVRNGSSLKLSLSDAHVVSYQPKVYWKDDGFEEVLYTVEDGNKTRGGVGLVIINEEEASSVISGCNWTVKDTDSDAIDALQIELSCTAGFLDITYIVSLYPVSIATAVVVKNNGRKPVSLKPGIISSLRFKKRSGAGIQGLKGCSYCPSPPLSSPFELLSPSDAMKADSSGWFGSEDGEKPGVWAVEDSMITLLEKKMSRVYAAPPAERLKAVYNTPPSKFETIDQGRGLFFRMIRMGFEDMYVGSPGSMWDKFGKQHYFVCTGPASMLVPIDVGAGETWRGAMVIEHDNL; encoded by the exons ATggcttctcttttttctttttcttctctcctTCAACCAAAAGTCTCTTTTACTTCTCCCCTTAAACCAAAAGCTGTAAAGACTTCGACTTCAGCTCCTCAGACCCAGACAATAACTGAAGGGCTTGAAGAAAAATTCGGACGAAAAGGCATAAAGTTCTCGGAACCAAACATGGTCGAGCTTAAGGTCAGAAACGGGAGCTCTTTAAAGCTGAGTCTATCAGACGCTCATGTTGTTTCATATCAACCAAAAGTGTACTGGAAAGACGACGGATTCGAGGAAGTCCTTTACACAGTAGAGGACGGTAATAAAACAAGAGGCGGGGTTGGTCTAGTTATCataaacgaagaagaagcttcttCCGTAATATCAGGTTGTAATTGGACTGTTAAGGACACTGATTCAGACGCCATTGATGCTCTTCAG ATTGAACTGAGCTGTACAGCGGGGTTTCTTGACATAACCTACATCGTCTCTCTCTATCCAGTAAGCATAGCAACAGCAGTGGTGGTGAAGAACAACGGTCGCAAACCGGTTTCCCTTAAACCGGGGATTATAAGTTCCTTGAGATTCAAGAAACGGAGTGGTGCTGGAATTCAAGGGCTTAAGGGCTGCTCCTATTGCCCCAGTCCTCCATTATCTTCGCCTTTCGAGCTATTGTCTCCTTCTGATGCAATGAAGGCGGACTCTTCCGGGTGGTTTGGGTCAGAAGATGGGGAAAAACCGGGGGTTTGGGCAGTTGAAGACTCTATGATTACACTTCTTGAGAAGAAGATGAGTAGAGTCTATGCTGCCCCTCCGGCTGAGAGACTAAAGGCCGTCTATAACACTCCGCCTTCTAAATTTGAAACCATTGATCAG GGACGAGGATTGTTCTTCAGGATGATAAGGATGGGGTTCGAAGACATGTACGTGGGATCCCCAGGATCAATGTGGGACAAGTTTGGGAAGCAACATTATTTTGTGTGCACCGGTCCTGCATCCATGCTCGTTCCCATTGATGTTGGTGCCGGTGAAACCTGGAGAGGAGCAATGGTAATTGAGCATGATAATTTGTAA
- the LOC103828013 gene encoding 7-methyl-GTP pyrophosphatase isoform X1 — protein sequence MESDRPPHFKVILGSSSIARRSILTDMGYQFTLMSADIDEKSIRKEKPEELVLALAEAKAEAIVQRIPDDVEDKPTLLVTCDQVVVYEDAVREKPSSVVEAREYIRSYSKGHTATVSSVVVTNLNTGFRKGGVDRVEIYFNEISEEIIDKLIEEGMVLRVAGALLIEHPLILPCIKQVVGTTDSVMGLPKELTEKLLKEVLSTT from the exons ATGGAGTCAGATCGTCCTCCTCACTTCAAG GTAATTTTGGGATCTTCTTCGATTGCAAGACGGAGTATATTAACTGATATGGGATACCAATTCACACTAATG agtGCTGATATTGATGAGAAGAGCATCCGTAAAGAGAAACCTGAAGAGTTGGTTTTAGCTTTAGCTGAGGCAAAG GCTGAAGCAATCGTGCAGCGGATCCCTGATGATGTCGAGGATAAACCCACCTTACTTGTTACTTGTGACCAA GTTGTGGTCTATGAAGATGCCGTCAGAGAGAAACCATCGAGTGTGGTAGAAGCAAGGGAATACATACGAA GCTATTCTAAGGGACACACCGCAACAGTGAGTTCTGTGGTTGTCACTAATCTCAACACAGGCTTCAGAAAAGGAGGCGTCGATAGAGTGGAG ATCTACTTCAACGAAATATCAGAGGAGATTATTGATAAACTG ATTGAGGAAGGCATGGTGCTTAGGGTTGCTGGTGCACTCCTAATCGAGCATCCTCTAATATTGCCATGCATCAAACAAGTG GTTGGAACAACGGATAGCGTGATGGGTCTGCCCAAAGAATTGACTGAGAAACTTCTGAAGGAAGTATTGTCAACCACTTAG
- the LOC103828013 gene encoding 7-methyl-GTP pyrophosphatase isoform X4 yields the protein MESDRPPHFKVILGSSSIARRSILTDMGYQFTLMSADIDEKSIRKEKPEELVLALAEAEAIVQRIPDDVEDKPTLLVTCDQVVVYEDAVREKPSSVVEAREYIRRHTATVSSVVVTNLNTGFRKGGVDRVEIYFNEISEEIIDKLIEEGMVLRVAGALLIEHPLILPCIKQVVGTTDSVMGLPKELTEKLLKEVLSTT from the exons ATGGAGTCAGATCGTCCTCCTCACTTCAAG GTAATTTTGGGATCTTCTTCGATTGCAAGACGGAGTATATTAACTGATATGGGATACCAATTCACACTAATG agtGCTGATATTGATGAGAAGAGCATCCGTAAAGAGAAACCTGAAGAGTTGGTTTTAGCTTTAGCTGAG GCTGAAGCAATCGTGCAGCGGATCCCTGATGATGTCGAGGATAAACCCACCTTACTTGTTACTTGTGACCAA GTTGTGGTCTATGAAGATGCCGTCAGAGAGAAACCATCGAGTGTGGTAGAAGCAAGGGAATACATACGAA GACACACCGCAACAGTGAGTTCTGTGGTTGTCACTAATCTCAACACAGGCTTCAGAAAAGGAGGCGTCGATAGAGTGGAG ATCTACTTCAACGAAATATCAGAGGAGATTATTGATAAACTG ATTGAGGAAGGCATGGTGCTTAGGGTTGCTGGTGCACTCCTAATCGAGCATCCTCTAATATTGCCATGCATCAAACAAGTG GTTGGAACAACGGATAGCGTGATGGGTCTGCCCAAAGAATTGACTGAGAAACTTCTGAAGGAAGTATTGTCAACCACTTAG
- the LOC103828013 gene encoding 7-methyl-GTP pyrophosphatase isoform X5: protein MESDRPPHFKVILGSSSIARRSILTDMGYQFTLMAEAIVQRIPDDVEDKPTLLVTCDQVVVYEDAVREKPSSVVEAREYIRSYSKGHTATVSSVVVTNLNTGFRKGGVDRVEIYFNEISEEIIDKLIEEGMVLRVAGALLIEHPLILPCIKQVVGTTDSVMGLPKELTEKLLKEVLSTT, encoded by the exons ATGGAGTCAGATCGTCCTCCTCACTTCAAG GTAATTTTGGGATCTTCTTCGATTGCAAGACGGAGTATATTAACTGATATGGGATACCAATTCACACTAATG GCTGAAGCAATCGTGCAGCGGATCCCTGATGATGTCGAGGATAAACCCACCTTACTTGTTACTTGTGACCAA GTTGTGGTCTATGAAGATGCCGTCAGAGAGAAACCATCGAGTGTGGTAGAAGCAAGGGAATACATACGAA GCTATTCTAAGGGACACACCGCAACAGTGAGTTCTGTGGTTGTCACTAATCTCAACACAGGCTTCAGAAAAGGAGGCGTCGATAGAGTGGAG ATCTACTTCAACGAAATATCAGAGGAGATTATTGATAAACTG ATTGAGGAAGGCATGGTGCTTAGGGTTGCTGGTGCACTCCTAATCGAGCATCCTCTAATATTGCCATGCATCAAACAAGTG GTTGGAACAACGGATAGCGTGATGGGTCTGCCCAAAGAATTGACTGAGAAACTTCTGAAGGAAGTATTGTCAACCACTTAG